A stretch of the Sulfuritortus calidifontis genome encodes the following:
- a CDS encoding RelA/SpoT family protein, protein MVTHALSHTARSAEDWFGQIAGRYGPDQTARIRSAFAYLLEHGSELAADSGVPLTEHALASAMQLAAMGFDADTVAAALLNGLPEAALKPEKLAPLFGDGLSRLVQGTQHLARMDSLLSDSPVEGGQSEALRQMLLAMTDDIRVVLIKLADRACALRELAPTKQDGGDEAHRHKVALDTRELYAPLANRLGVWQLKWELEDLACRYLEPDTYKQIAKQLDERRIEREDYIEQVIHLLDSELARDGLKGYAISGRPKHIASILAKMRKKRLSFDEVYDVRAVRVLVQDVKDCYQVLGLVHHLWQPIPGQFDDYISRPKGNGYRSLHTAVIGPEDKALEVQIRTFEMHQEAELGMAAHWRYKEGGGGEKLQEKIAWLRQLLAWKSELADSAELAEQFKTELVHDEVYALTPQGRVVALAAGATPLDFAYAVHTNLGHRCRGAKVDGVLVPLDTALKTGQRVEILTVKEGAPSRDWLNPALGFLKTSRARSKVRQWFRQQDLDTHIQEGRETVEREIQRLGLININLEKLAARLKFSKLEELFAAVGRGDLGPGNLGRALQDEFQPPPEKPLIGRRRSKETPSGVIVEGEANMLTAIAGCCKPAPPDAIVGYTTQGRGVTIHRADCPVVKRLPEIRRARLLHAEWGKADKQVFEVDVVVLAQDRAGLLKDITEIFAQEKLNVVRVNTLSHDGEARMEFTCEVRDIGQLSRFLGRVAHVRGVYQARRK, encoded by the coding sequence ATGGTCACCCATGCCCTGAGCCACACCGCCCGCAGCGCGGAAGACTGGTTCGGACAGATCGCCGGGCGCTACGGGCCGGATCAGACCGCGCGCATTCGTAGCGCCTTCGCCTATCTGCTCGAACACGGCTCCGAGCTGGCCGCCGACAGCGGCGTGCCCTTGACCGAACATGCCCTGGCCAGCGCCATGCAGCTGGCCGCCATGGGCTTCGATGCCGATACCGTGGCCGCCGCCCTGCTCAACGGCCTGCCCGAGGCTGCGCTCAAGCCCGAGAAGCTCGCGCCCCTGTTCGGCGATGGTTTGAGCCGCCTGGTGCAGGGCACCCAGCACCTGGCGCGGATGGACAGCCTGCTCTCCGACAGCCCGGTCGAGGGTGGCCAGAGCGAGGCCCTGCGCCAGATGCTGCTGGCCATGACCGACGACATCCGGGTGGTGCTGATCAAGCTGGCTGACCGCGCCTGCGCCCTGCGCGAACTCGCCCCGACTAAACAGGACGGGGGCGACGAGGCCCATAGGCACAAGGTCGCGCTCGACACCCGCGAGCTCTACGCCCCCCTGGCCAACCGTCTGGGCGTCTGGCAGCTCAAGTGGGAGCTGGAGGACCTCGCCTGCCGCTACCTCGAACCCGACACCTACAAACAAATCGCCAAGCAGCTCGACGAGCGCCGGATCGAGCGCGAGGACTACATCGAGCAGGTCATCCATCTGCTCGACAGCGAGCTGGCCCGGGACGGCCTCAAGGGCTATGCCATCTCCGGCCGGCCCAAGCACATCGCCAGCATCCTGGCCAAGATGCGCAAGAAGCGCCTGTCCTTCGACGAGGTCTACGACGTGCGCGCCGTGCGCGTGCTGGTGCAGGACGTGAAGGACTGCTACCAGGTGCTCGGCCTGGTCCATCACCTGTGGCAACCGATCCCCGGCCAGTTCGACGATTACATCTCGCGGCCCAAGGGCAATGGCTACCGCTCCCTGCACACGGCGGTGATCGGCCCCGAGGACAAGGCGCTGGAGGTCCAGATCCGCACCTTCGAGATGCATCAGGAGGCGGAACTGGGCATGGCCGCCCACTGGCGCTACAAGGAGGGTGGCGGCGGCGAGAAGCTGCAGGAGAAGATCGCCTGGCTGCGCCAGCTGCTGGCCTGGAAGAGCGAGCTGGCCGACAGCGCAGAACTGGCCGAGCAGTTCAAGACCGAGCTGGTCCACGACGAGGTCTACGCCCTCACCCCGCAGGGCCGGGTTGTGGCCCTGGCCGCCGGCGCCACCCCGCTCGACTTCGCCTATGCCGTGCACACCAACCTGGGCCACCGCTGCCGCGGCGCCAAGGTCGACGGCGTGCTGGTGCCGCTGGACACCGCGCTCAAGACCGGCCAGCGGGTGGAGATTCTCACGGTCAAGGAAGGCGCGCCCAGCCGCGACTGGCTCAACCCCGCGCTGGGCTTTCTCAAGACCTCGCGCGCCCGGTCCAAGGTACGCCAGTGGTTCCGCCAGCAGGACCTCGACACCCATATCCAGGAAGGCCGGGAGACGGTGGAACGGGAGATCCAGCGCCTCGGCCTGATCAACATCAACCTGGAAAAACTCGCTGCCCGGCTGAAATTCAGCAAGCTGGAAGAGCTGTTCGCCGCCGTCGGCCGCGGCGACCTCGGCCCCGGCAACCTGGGCCGCGCGCTGCAGGACGAATTCCAGCCGCCGCCGGAAAAGCCCCTGATCGGCCGCCGCCGCAGCAAGGAAACGCCCTCCGGCGTCATCGTCGAGGGCGAGGCCAACATGCTCACCGCCATCGCCGGCTGCTGCAAACCGGCGCCGCCCGATGCCATCGTCGGCTATACCACCCAGGGTCGCGGCGTCACCATCCACCGGGCCGACTGCCCGGTGGTCAAGCGACTGCCCGAGATCCGCCGCGCCCGCCTGCTGCACGCCGAATGGGGCAAGGCCGACAAGCAGGTGTTCGAGGTCGACGTGGTGGTGCTGGCGCAGGACCGCGCCGGGCTGCTGAAAGACATCACCGAGATCTTCGCCCAGGAAAAGCTCAACGTGGTACGGGTGAACACCCTATCCCACGACGGCGAGGCACGCATGGAATTCACCTGCGAGGTGCGCGACATCGGCCAGCTCTCCCGCTTCCTGGGCCGGGTCGCCCATGTCCGCGGGGTGTATCAGGCTAGAAGGAAGTAA
- a CDS encoding outer membrane protein assembly factor BamD: protein MNRILAALLLTLLAGCSLLPEQIDETKGWSASKLYNVAKEELAEDNFTKAIELFEKLEARYPYGPYAQQAQLEVAYAYYKDNEPVSAIAACDRFIKLHPNHPHVDYAYYLKGLANFIEDSSLFASVGKQDMSERDPRAARESFEAFKELVQRFPESKYAADATARMKYLVNALASHEVHVSRYYYQRGAYVAAASRAKAVLETYPNAPALEEALYLMAKSYEAMNLNDLRDDALRVLKHNFPNSPYLGGKPVNQEKAWWKFW, encoded by the coding sequence ATGAACCGGATTTTAGCCGCATTACTGCTTACCCTCCTCGCCGGTTGCAGCCTGCTGCCGGAGCAGATCGACGAAACCAAGGGCTGGTCCGCCTCCAAGCTGTACAACGTCGCCAAGGAGGAGTTGGCCGAGGACAACTTCACCAAGGCGATCGAGCTGTTCGAGAAGCTCGAGGCGCGCTATCCCTACGGCCCCTATGCCCAGCAGGCCCAGCTCGAAGTGGCCTACGCCTATTACAAGGACAACGAGCCGGTTTCCGCCATCGCCGCCTGCGACCGCTTCATCAAGCTGCACCCGAACCATCCGCACGTCGATTACGCCTATTACCTCAAGGGCCTGGCCAACTTCATCGAGGACAGCAGCCTGTTCGCCAGCGTGGGCAAGCAGGACATGAGCGAGCGCGACCCGCGCGCCGCCCGCGAGTCGTTCGAGGCCTTCAAGGAACTGGTGCAGCGCTTCCCCGAGAGCAAATATGCGGCCGACGCCACCGCTCGCATGAAGTACCTGGTCAACGCCCTGGCCTCGCACGAGGTGCACGTCTCCCGCTACTACTATCAGCGCGGCGCCTATGTCGCGGCGGCCAGCCGGGCCAAGGCCGTGCTGGAGACCTATCCCAACGCCCCGGCCCTGGAAGAGGCGCTCTACCTCATGGCCAAGAGCTACGAGGCGATGAACCTCAACGACCTGCGCGACGACGCCCTGCGCGTGCTCAAGCACAATTTCCCCAACAGCCCCTATCTTGGCGGCAAGCCCGTCAACCAAGAAAAGGCATGGTGGAAGTTCTGGTAG
- the rluD gene encoding 23S rRNA pseudouridine(1911/1915/1917) synthase RluD, which produces MSQTLTFIIPVEHAGRRLDQSLAELLPDYSRSRIQAWCDEGLVRVDGKPASRKHKLWGGEAIEVQPQVHPSEQPHQAEAIALDIVYEDADVLVLNKPAGLVTHPGAGNWAGTLLNALLHHAPQLAEVPRAGIVHRLDKETSGLMVVAKTLTAQTRLVRELQARTVRRTYWAVAMGELARDAGEIEAPIGRHPTQRTRMAVVDSGKPALTRYKVLKRYPGATWVECQLATGRTHQIRVHLAYLGHPLVGDPVYLGHRKGRWDFHRQALHALRLGFEHPVSGEPLAFEAPPPADFKQLLEALDAAE; this is translated from the coding sequence ATGAGCCAAACCCTGACTTTCATCATTCCTGTCGAGCATGCCGGCCGCCGCCTGGACCAGAGCCTGGCCGAACTGCTGCCCGATTATTCGCGCAGCCGGATCCAGGCCTGGTGCGACGAGGGACTGGTGCGGGTCGACGGCAAGCCGGCTAGCCGCAAGCACAAACTCTGGGGCGGCGAGGCGATCGAGGTTCAGCCACAGGTCCATCCCTCCGAGCAGCCGCACCAGGCCGAGGCCATTGCCCTGGACATCGTTTACGAGGATGCCGACGTGCTGGTGCTGAACAAGCCGGCCGGCCTGGTCACCCACCCCGGTGCCGGCAATTGGGCGGGCACCCTGCTCAATGCCCTGCTGCATCACGCCCCGCAATTGGCCGAGGTGCCCAGGGCCGGCATCGTCCATCGCCTGGACAAGGAGACCTCGGGCCTGATGGTGGTGGCCAAGACCCTGACGGCCCAGACCCGGCTGGTGCGCGAACTGCAGGCCCGCACGGTGAGGCGCACCTACTGGGCGGTGGCCATGGGCGAGTTGGCCCGGGATGCCGGCGAGATCGAGGCGCCCATCGGCCGCCACCCGACCCAGCGCACCCGGATGGCGGTGGTCGATTCGGGCAAGCCCGCCCTGACCCGCTATAAAGTGCTCAAGCGCTATCCCGGCGCGACCTGGGTCGAGTGTCAACTAGCCACCGGCCGCACCCACCAGATCCGGGTGCATCTGGCCTATCTTGGCCATCCCCTGGTCGGCGACCCGGTCTATCTTGGCCATCGCAAGGGCCGCTGGGACTTCCATCGCCAGGCCCTGCATGCGCTGCGCCTGGGCTTCGAGCATCCGGTGAGCGGCGAGCCGCTCGCCTTCGAGGCGCCGCCGCCGGCGGATTTCAAACAGTTATTGGAGGCCCTGGATGCTGCCGAATGA
- the pgeF gene encoding peptidoglycan editing factor PgeF: MLPNEWLKPDWPAPPNVRGCMTTRAGGVSQPPYDSLNPASHVGDDPLSVAENRAILRRFLPAEPLWLKQVHGDRVAEAGVDAEGTEADAAVARAPNRVCAVLTADCLPVLFCDAAGTVVAAAHAGWRGLAGGVLERTVEAMRVPPETIMAWLGAAIGPDSFEVGPEVREVFMAHDPLAATAFRPAWPGTLDAAPHKWLADIYALARLRLARLGVSRVYGGGLCTLRDAERFYSFRREPKTGRMASLVWLA; this comes from the coding sequence ATGCTGCCGAATGAATGGCTCAAGCCCGACTGGCCGGCCCCGCCCAATGTGCGCGGCTGCATGACCACGCGCGCAGGCGGGGTGAGCCAGCCGCCCTACGACAGCCTGAACCCGGCCAGCCACGTGGGCGACGATCCCTTGAGCGTGGCCGAGAACCGGGCCATCCTGCGCCGCTTTCTGCCGGCCGAGCCGCTGTGGCTCAAGCAGGTGCATGGCGACCGGGTGGCCGAGGCCGGGGTCGATGCCGAAGGCACCGAGGCCGACGCCGCGGTGGCGCGCGCGCCAAACCGGGTCTGCGCGGTGCTCACCGCCGACTGCCTGCCGGTGCTGTTCTGCGATGCCGCCGGCACGGTGGTGGCGGCGGCCCACGCCGGCTGGCGTGGGCTGGCCGGTGGGGTGCTGGAGCGCACGGTCGAGGCCATGCGGGTGCCGCCGGAAACCATCATGGCCTGGCTGGGCGCGGCCATCGGGCCGGACAGCTTCGAGGTGGGGCCCGAGGTGCGTGAGGTCTTCATGGCACACGATCCGCTGGCCGCCACGGCCTTCCGCCCGGCCTGGCCCGGCACCTTGGATGCGGCGCCGCACAAGTGGCTGGCCGACATCTACGCCCTGGCCCGGTTGCGGCTTGCCCGCCTCGGCGTAAGCCGGGTCTATGGCGGCGGCCTCTGCACCCTGCGCGATGCCGAACGCTTCTATTCCTTCCGCCGTGAGCCAAAGACCGGCCGCATGGCCAGCCTGGTCTGGCTGGCGTAA
- a CDS encoding ZIP family metal transporter, giving the protein MTTLAWILIAGLAGGVLSVLFATIALKARVEWVPVMVSYAIGALLGAAFLEVLPHALELTGDFQRIGVTVLGGILLFFLLEKLVLWRHCHVEACEAHGAHAPAHDHGRSGLMITIGDTMHNFVDGVIIAAAFLVDMKLGVVTTVAIVAHEIPQEMGDFLILLHSGYSRGRALMLNLVSSLATLVGGVLGYYALAPVQQAMPYMLALAASGMIYVAVADLIPGLHKRVELSHTGAQIVLILAGVLTVWLVGGLAEEWFGAAAEQLGHEVHGH; this is encoded by the coding sequence ATGACAACCCTAGCTTGGATACTGATCGCCGGTCTTGCTGGCGGCGTGCTCTCCGTCCTGTTCGCCACCATTGCCCTGAAGGCCAGGGTGGAATGGGTGCCGGTGATGGTGAGTTACGCCATCGGCGCCCTGCTCGGCGCGGCCTTCCTGGAAGTGCTGCCGCATGCCCTGGAATTGACGGGCGATTTCCAGCGCATCGGCGTGACCGTGCTCGGCGGCATCCTGCTCTTCTTCCTGCTGGAAAAACTGGTGCTCTGGCGGCACTGCCACGTCGAGGCCTGCGAGGCGCACGGCGCCCATGCCCCGGCCCACGACCACGGCCGCTCCGGGCTGATGATCACCATCGGCGACACCATGCACAACTTCGTCGACGGCGTGATCATCGCCGCGGCCTTCCTGGTCGACATGAAGCTGGGCGTGGTGACCACGGTGGCCATCGTCGCCCACGAGATTCCACAGGAGATGGGCGACTTTTTGATTTTGCTGCATTCCGGCTACAGTCGGGGCAGGGCGCTCATGCTCAACCTGGTCAGCAGCCTGGCCACCCTGGTCGGCGGCGTCCTCGGCTATTACGCCCTGGCCCCGGTGCAGCAGGCCATGCCCTACATGCTGGCCCTGGCCGCCTCGGGCATGATCTATGTGGCGGTGGCGGACCTCATCCCCGGCCTGCACAAGCGGGTGGAGCTGTCACACACCGGGGCGCAGATCGTCTTGATCCTGGCCGGCGTGCTCACGGTCTGGCTGGTCGGCGGACTGGCGGAGGAGTGGTTTGGCGCGGCGGCGGAGCAGCTTGGCCATGAGGTACATGGGCACTAG
- the rimO gene encoding 30S ribosomal protein S12 methylthiotransferase RimO has translation MTMQTLPKIGFVSLGCPKNTFDSERILTQLRAEGYLIVPTYDDADLVVVNTCGFIDSAVEESLDAIGEALRENGKVIVTGCLGAREGVVESAHPQVLAVTGPHATEAVMAAVHAHLPKPHDPYTDLIPPGGLKLTPRHYAYLKISEGCNHRCTFCIIPSLRGDLVSRPVGEVLQEAEALAKAGVKELLIVSQDTSAYGVDLKYRTGFWGGRPVKTRLLELAQALGELGIWVRLHYVYPYPSVDDIVPLMAEGKILPYLDIPFQHASPRLLKAMKRPAAAENTLRRIEKWREICPELVIRSTFIVGFPGETEDDFDALLDFLQAARLDRVGAFTYSPVAGAAANALPDPVDEDVKMDRLARLMDVQADISAEKLRRRRGQVLTVLIDAVAGGRAVGRSYADAPEIDGVVHIAQGAGLKVGDFVRVKVTRSDDYDLWGKPL, from the coding sequence ATGACCATGCAGACTCTCCCCAAAATCGGCTTCGTTTCCCTCGGCTGCCCGAAGAACACCTTCGATTCCGAGCGCATCCTGACCCAGCTTCGGGCCGAGGGCTATCTCATCGTGCCGACCTACGACGATGCCGACCTGGTGGTGGTCAATACCTGCGGTTTCATCGACTCGGCGGTGGAGGAGAGCCTGGACGCCATCGGCGAGGCCCTGCGCGAGAACGGCAAGGTCATCGTCACCGGCTGCCTGGGCGCGCGCGAGGGTGTGGTCGAGAGCGCCCACCCCCAGGTGCTGGCGGTGACCGGCCCGCACGCGACCGAGGCGGTGATGGCGGCGGTGCACGCCCACCTGCCCAAGCCGCACGACCCCTACACCGACCTGATCCCGCCCGGCGGGCTGAAGCTGACGCCGCGGCATTACGCCTATCTGAAGATCTCGGAGGGCTGCAACCACCGCTGCACCTTCTGCATCATCCCGTCCCTGCGCGGCGACCTGGTCAGCCGGCCGGTGGGCGAGGTGCTGCAGGAGGCCGAGGCCCTGGCCAAGGCCGGGGTGAAGGAACTCTTGATCGTGTCGCAGGACACCTCGGCCTACGGCGTGGACCTGAAATACCGCACCGGCTTCTGGGGCGGCCGGCCGGTGAAGACGCGCCTGCTGGAACTGGCCCAGGCCCTGGGCGAGCTGGGTATCTGGGTGCGGCTGCATTACGTTTATCCATACCCCAGCGTCGACGACATCGTGCCGCTGATGGCGGAGGGCAAGATCCTGCCCTATCTCGACATCCCCTTCCAGCACGCCAGTCCGCGCCTCCTCAAGGCGATGAAGCGGCCGGCGGCGGCGGAGAATACCCTGCGCCGGATCGAGAAGTGGCGCGAGATATGCCCGGAGCTGGTCATCCGCAGCACCTTCATCGTCGGCTTTCCCGGCGAGACCGAGGACGATTTCGATGCCTTGCTCGACTTCCTGCAGGCGGCCCGGCTCGACCGCGTCGGCGCCTTCACCTATTCGCCGGTGGCAGGCGCGGCGGCCAACGCCTTGCCCGACCCGGTGGACGAGGACGTGAAGATGGACCGCCTGGCCCGGCTGATGGACGTGCAGGCCGACATCAGCGCCGAGAAGCTGCGCCGCCGGCGCGGCCAGGTGCTGACCGTACTGATCGACGCGGTGGCCGGCGGCCGCGCCGTGGGCCGCAGTTATGCCGATGCGCCCGAGATCGACGGCGTCGTCCACATCGCCCAGGGCGCCGGGCTCAAGGTGGGCGACTTCGTGCGGGTGAAGGTCACCCGCAGCGACGATTACGATCTGTGGGGCAAGCCGCTGTGA
- a CDS encoding NUDIX hydrolase, protein MSETIWKPHVVVAAIVERDGRFLLVEEETDEGVRFNQPAGHLEEGETLLDAVRREVLEETAHRFEPEALLGVYRWRHPSKGRTYLRFAFTGKVHSHEPERALDTGILRAVWLTPAEIEAVRARHRSPLILRCIEDYRRGQRFPLDLISELLE, encoded by the coding sequence GTGAGCGAAACCATCTGGAAGCCGCATGTGGTGGTGGCCGCCATCGTCGAGCGCGACGGCCGCTTTCTGCTGGTCGAGGAAGAGACCGACGAGGGCGTGCGCTTCAACCAGCCGGCCGGCCATCTGGAGGAGGGCGAGACCCTGCTTGATGCGGTGCGGCGCGAGGTGCTGGAGGAGACCGCCCATCGTTTCGAGCCCGAGGCCCTGCTCGGCGTCTATCGCTGGCGCCACCCGAGCAAGGGTCGCACCTATCTGCGCTTCGCCTTCACCGGGAAGGTGCACAGCCATGAGCCGGAGCGCGCCTTGGATACCGGCATCCTGCGCGCGGTCTGGCTGACCCCGGCCGAGATCGAGGCGGTGCGCGCGCGTCACCGCAGCCCGCTGATCCTGCGCTGCATCGAGGACTACCGGCGCGGCCAGCGCTTTCCCCTGGACCTGATCAGCGAGTTGCTCGAATGA
- the mnmA gene encoding tRNA 2-thiouridine(34) synthase MnmA yields the protein MSRIVVGLSGGVDSAVTAWLLKQQGHEVVGVFMKNWEADDLEDDCPIEQDFKDVLAVGEVLGIEIELVNFSREYQDRVFAYFLQEYQAGRTPNPDVLCNAEIKFKAFLDHALTLKADFIATGHYARLEGEAPNRKLLKAVDLNKDQSYFLYRLQQHQIARALFPLGGLPKPEVRALAQKAGLPNYAKKDSTGICFIGERPFREFLRRFLPTRPGVMRTPEGRVIGEHLGLMYYTLGQRQGLGIGGVKGAKEGVPWFVAGKDMAKNELIVVQGHDHPLLLSSELQAHDLSWVGPVAEAGRRYGAKTRYRQQDAACTVEAISGTHLKLVFDEPQWAVTPGQSVVLYDGEVCLGGGIII from the coding sequence ATGAGTAGGATTGTCGTGGGCCTCTCCGGCGGCGTCGATTCCGCCGTCACCGCCTGGCTCCTGAAGCAGCAGGGGCACGAGGTGGTCGGCGTGTTCATGAAGAACTGGGAGGCCGACGACCTGGAGGACGACTGCCCGATCGAGCAGGACTTCAAGGACGTGCTGGCGGTGGGCGAGGTGCTCGGCATCGAGATCGAGCTGGTGAATTTCAGCCGCGAATACCAGGACCGGGTGTTCGCCTATTTCCTCCAGGAATACCAGGCCGGGCGCACGCCCAACCCGGACGTGCTGTGCAATGCCGAGATCAAGTTCAAGGCCTTTCTCGACCATGCGCTGACCCTGAAGGCGGACTTCATCGCCACCGGCCACTATGCGCGGCTGGAGGGCGAGGCGCCGAATCGGAAACTCCTGAAGGCGGTCGATCTCAACAAGGACCAGAGCTACTTTCTCTATCGCCTGCAGCAGCACCAGATCGCCCGTGCCCTGTTTCCGCTGGGCGGCCTGCCCAAGCCCGAGGTGCGCGCCCTGGCCCAAAAGGCCGGCCTGCCCAATTACGCCAAGAAGGACAGCACCGGCATCTGCTTCATCGGCGAGCGGCCGTTCCGTGAATTCCTCCGGCGCTTCCTGCCGACCCGGCCGGGCGTGATGCGCACGCCCGAGGGCCGGGTCATCGGCGAGCACCTGGGCCTGATGTATTACACCCTGGGCCAGCGTCAGGGCCTGGGCATCGGCGGGGTGAAGGGGGCTAAGGAGGGCGTGCCCTGGTTCGTCGCCGGCAAGGACATGGCGAAGAACGAGCTCATCGTGGTCCAGGGCCACGACCACCCGCTGCTATTGAGCTCGGAATTGCAGGCGCACGATTTGAGCTGGGTCGGTCCGGTGGCCGAAGCCGGACGGCGCTACGGTGCCAAGACCCGCTATCGGCAGCAGGACGCCGCCTGCACGGTCGAGGCGATCTCCGGCACTCACCTGAAGCTGGTGTTCGACGAGCCGCAGTGGGCGGTGACGCCGGGACAGTCGGTCGTGCTCTACGACGGCGAGGTCTGCCTGGGCGGCGGGATAATTATTTAA
- a CDS encoding glutathione S-transferase N-terminal domain-containing protein — translation MAAKKTTSNANHKTKLIASLTSPFARKVRIVASEKRIEYELVVDIPWNEDTQVPKHNPLGKVPVWVPEDGKALFDSRVIVEYLDGISPVSHLLPKDARARIAVKRWEALADGLCDAAALVFLERKRPAKQQDKAWIERQMKKVTGALEEMSEELGQRDWCHGEAYSLADICVGCALGYLDLRFKDEIDWRRSHPNLAELYDRLMQRPAFKETVPPAA, via the coding sequence ATGGCCGCAAAAAAGACCACAAGCAACGCCAACCACAAGACCAAGCTGATCGCTTCGCTGACCAGCCCGTTCGCCCGCAAGGTGCGCATCGTCGCCTCGGAAAAGCGCATCGAGTACGAACTGGTCGTCGACATCCCTTGGAACGAAGACACCCAGGTGCCCAAGCACAATCCGCTGGGCAAGGTGCCGGTCTGGGTGCCGGAGGACGGCAAGGCCCTGTTCGATTCCCGCGTCATCGTCGAATATCTCGACGGCATCAGCCCGGTCAGCCACCTGCTGCCCAAGGATGCCCGCGCCCGCATCGCGGTCAAGCGCTGGGAGGCCCTGGCCGATGGTCTGTGCGATGCCGCCGCCTTGGTCTTCCTGGAGCGCAAGCGCCCGGCCAAGCAACAGGACAAGGCCTGGATCGAACGGCAGATGAAGAAGGTCACCGGCGCGCTGGAAGAGATGAGCGAAGAACTGGGCCAGCGCGACTGGTGTCATGGCGAGGCCTACAGCCTGGCCGACATCTGCGTCGGCTGTGCCCTGGGCTATCTCGATTTGCGTTTCAAGGACGAGATCGACTGGCGCCGCAGCCACCCGAATCTGGCGGAGCTATACGACCGCCTGATGCAGCGGCCGGCCTTCAAAGAAACCGTCCCGCCAGCGGCTTAA
- the gltX gene encoding glutamate--tRNA ligase, translating to MVRTRFAPSPTGYLHIGGARTALFSWAYARKHGGQFILRIEDTDQERSTLESEKAILEGMAWLGIDWDEGPFYQMKRLDRYKEIAQRLLDEGKAYWCYASKEELDAMREEQRAKGEKPRYDGRWRPEPGKALPTPPAGVTPVLRFKTPLDGVVSWDDMIKGRITVANSELDDLVLMRGDGIPTYNFGVVVDDWDMGITHCIRGDDHVNNTPRQINIYRALGAEPPIFAHVPMILGHDGERLSKRHGAVSVLQYQEDGYLPEALLNYLARLGWGHGDDEKFSMQQFVEWFDAANVSHSPARFDQEKLAWLNQQYLKEADNDRLAGLVLPFLHKQGIALDGGPDLAKLMALLKDRVSTVEELADACHIFFRQAEAPVEELKAKLTAETMPAMEKLKVDLAGVNWEAASLNQLLKDTAKAFNLKLGQIGIPLRLVLFGTAQTPSLDQTLELLGRAETLRRFEAAWPHAQAMAQAN from the coding sequence ATGGTTCGCACCCGTTTCGCCCCCTCCCCGACCGGCTATCTGCACATCGGCGGCGCCCGCACCGCCCTGTTCTCCTGGGCCTATGCCCGCAAGCATGGCGGCCAGTTCATCCTGCGCATCGAGGATACCGACCAGGAACGTTCCACCCTGGAATCGGAGAAGGCCATCCTGGAAGGCATGGCCTGGCTGGGCATCGACTGGGACGAAGGCCCGTTCTACCAAATGAAGCGACTGGACCGGTACAAGGAGATCGCCCAGCGTCTGCTCGACGAGGGCAAGGCCTATTGGTGCTATGCCAGCAAGGAAGAATTGGACGCCATGCGCGAGGAACAGCGCGCCAAGGGCGAGAAGCCGCGCTATGACGGGCGCTGGCGGCCGGAGCCGGGCAAGGCGCTGCCCACTCCGCCGGCGGGCGTGACCCCGGTGCTGCGCTTCAAGACCCCGCTCGACGGCGTCGTCAGCTGGGACGACATGATCAAGGGCCGCATCACCGTGGCCAACAGCGAGCTGGATGACCTGGTGCTGATGCGCGGCGACGGCATCCCCACCTACAACTTCGGCGTCGTGGTCGACGACTGGGACATGGGCATCACCCACTGCATCCGGGGGGATGACCACGTCAACAATACCCCGCGCCAGATCAACATCTACCGCGCCCTGGGCGCCGAGCCGCCGATCTTCGCCCACGTGCCCATGATCCTCGGCCACGACGGCGAGCGCCTGTCCAAGCGGCACGGCGCGGTGTCGGTGTTGCAATACCAGGAAGACGGCTACCTGCCCGAGGCCTTGCTCAACTACCTGGCCCGCCTGGGCTGGGGCCACGGCGACGACGAGAAATTCTCCATGCAGCAGTTCGTCGAATGGTTCGACGCCGCCAACGTCAGCCACTCCCCCGCCCGCTTCGACCAGGAAAAGCTCGCCTGGCTGAACCAGCAGTATCTCAAGGAGGCCGACAACGACCGGCTGGCCGGACTGGTCCTGCCCTTCCTGCACAAGCAGGGCATTGCGCTCGACGGCGGTCCCGATCTGGCCAAGCTCATGGCGCTGCTGAAGGACCGGGTATCGACGGTCGAGGAACTGGCCGATGCCTGCCACATCTTCTTCCGCCAAGCCGAGGCCCCGGTCGAAGAACTCAAGGCCAAGCTCACCGCCGAGACCATGCCGGCCATGGAAAAGCTCAAGGTCGACCTGGCCGGCGTCAATTGGGAGGCTGCCAGCCTCAATCAGTTGCTCAAGGACACCGCCAAGGCCTTCAATCTCAAGCTAGGCCAGATCGGCATCCCCCTGCGCCTGGTGCTGTTCGGCACGGCCCAAACCCCCTCGCTCGATCAGACCCTGGAACTGCTCGGCCGGGCGGAAACCCTGCGCCGGTTCGAGGCGGCCTGGCCACATGCCCAGGCAATGGCACAGGCGAACTGA